From Thermococcus sp.:
GTAGCTCCTTGATGACGTTCCTTCTCTCGGGCTTCGGCTCCGGAACCGCCGCAAGGAGCGCTCTTGTGTAGGGATGGAGCGGATTGTCTATGACCCTTTTAGCCGGTCCCATCTCCACTATCCTTCCGAGATACATCACTGCTATCCAGTCGGCAAAGTACCTGGCCGTCGAGAGGTCGTGGGTGATGTAGAGGTAGGTGACCCCCATCTTGTCCTTGAGATCCTTCATCAGCTCAAGGATTTCAGCACGGATCGAGACGTCGAGCATCGAAACCGGCTCGTCTGCAACCACGAACGTCGGATTCAGGATAAGGGCTCTGGCTATAGCCACACGCTGTCTCTGACCACCGGAGAGCATGTGGGGAAACCTGCTGACGTAGTCTTCTGGTGGGGTAACCTTGACCATTTCGAGGGCCTTGTAAATGAGCTCCTCGCGCTCTGCCCTCGTTTCCCCAATGCCGTGTATCAGGAGGGGCTCCTCAAGGACGTCGAATATTCTGAAGCGCGGGTTTAGAGAGGCAAATGGATCCTGGAATATCATCTGCACTTTTCTCCTGTAAGCAAGGAGCTCTTCCTTGGTTGTTATCTCCGTGACATCCTGCCCTTCGAGGTAGATTTTGCCGTCAGTGGGTTCTAGAAGCTTGACGATGAGCCTTCCGGTCGTTGACTTTCCACACCCACTCTCTCCAACAAGGGCGAAGACCTGCTGCTTGTATATCTCAAAGCTGACTCCATCGACGGCGTGGACAAAGCGCTGTGGCTCACCGCGGAGGCTCGCTAGGAGACCTCTCTTGAGGGGGAAGTATTTCTTGAGGTTTTCAACCTTGAGTATTGGCTCCGCCATCGTTCACACCTCACAGCAACCAGCATGCGGCGTAGTGGTCTTTATCAATCTCCTTCAGTTCAGGCACCTGTTCCCTGCAGATGTCCATAGCGTAGGGGCACCTCGGGTGGAAGCGACATCCCTTTGGCGGGTTGATGAGGTTGGGTGGCTGGCCGGGAATGAATTCGAGCTTTTCAACGTCCTCGTGAAGCCTCGGTATCGCCGCGAGGAGCTTCTGGGTGTAGGGATGTGCAGGTTCGTAGTAAACCTTCTCGCTGTCACCGATCTCGACTATCTTTCCTGCGTACATTATGGCAACGCGGTCGCTGATCTCGGCTAGAATACTGAGGTCGTGAGTGATGAATATCATCGATAGGCCGAGCTCCTTCTTGAGGCGCTTCATTAGGTTTATGATCTGTGCCTGAACGACGACATCGAGGGCCGTTGTGGGCTCATCCGCTATGACGACGCTGGGTTCCATGAGCAGAGCCATGGCTATGATGACACGCTGTTTCATACCTCCGCTGAGCTCGTGGGGGTAGCGGTAGACTATCTCGGGATCAAGGCCAACCAGCTCAAGGTACTTCTGGGCCCTGTCGAGGGCCTCCTCCTGCGACATCCCCTTGTGGTAGAGGAGCGGTTCCGTCATCTGATAGCCAACGGTGTAGACCGGGTTAAGGGCGTTCATTGCTCCCTGGAATATCATCGAGATCTTTTCCCACCTGATCTCCTTCCTGAGGACGTCCTCCGGGAGGCCCACTATTTCCCTGCCGTCTATCTTGATGCTCCCGTCAACTATCTTGCCCGGTGGGGTTGGCATGCCCAAAAGGGTGAAACCGAGGGAGGACTTGCCACACCCACTCTCACCGGCAAGTCCAAGCACTTCACCCTTCTTGAGTTCGAAGGACACATCGTCCACTGCCTTGACGACGCCCTTGTTGGTGAAGTAGTACATCTTGAGGTTCTTAACTTCGAGGACTGTCTTGGCCATTCATACCACCTCACGCGCGCTTGAGCCTCGGGTTGAGGACGGTGTCGAGCGAGACACCAATCAGGACGAATATGAGTCCGACTGTGGCTATTGCAAGTCCGGGCGGAATGACCTGCCACCAGTAGCCGTTTATTGTTGCACCGTTCATCTGGGCGTCGTTCAGCATCCTGCCCCAGCTTATCATGTTCGGGTTGGTGAGGCCGAGGAAGCTCAATCCGGCTTCGCTGAGTATTGCTCCGGGAACGCTGAGGGCTATGTTGGCGAAGGCGTAGGGTAGCAACTGCGGGACGATGTGCTTGAAGACTATCCTTCCGGTTCCCGCACCGAGGGCCCTGGCTGCCTCGATATAGGTCTGCTCCTTAATCTGCAGTGCCATACTTCTGGCCACCTTGGCCGTACCCATCCATCCGAAAAGGACGAGGATTCCGACCAGCTGCGTCAGGGAGATTCTGCCTCCAAAGTACAGCGAGAGCAGGATAAGCATCGGGAGCACTGGAAGGGTCATCATGAACTCGTTGAGTCTCTGCAGGAACTCGTCCA
This genomic window contains:
- a CDS encoding oligopeptide/dipeptide ABC transporter ATP-binding protein; the encoded protein is MAEPILKVENLKKYFPLKRGLLASLRGEPQRFVHAVDGVSFEIYKQQVFALVGESGCGKSTTGRLIVKLLEPTDGKIYLEGQDVTEITTKEELLAYRRKVQMIFQDPFASLNPRFRIFDVLEEPLLIHGIGETRAEREELIYKALEMVKVTPPEDYVSRFPHMLSGGQRQRVAIARALILNPTFVVADEPVSMLDVSIRAEILELMKDLKDKMGVTYLYITHDLSTARYFADWIAVMYLGRIVEMGPAKRVIDNPLHPYTRALLAAVPEPKPERRNVIKELPIKGEVPSAVEIPPGCRFHPRCIYTQKGLCDVQQPKLIEYEHNHFAECHLVGKF
- a CDS encoding ABC transporter ATP-binding protein encodes the protein MAKTVLEVKNLKMYYFTNKGVVKAVDDVSFELKKGEVLGLAGESGCGKSSLGFTLLGMPTPPGKIVDGSIKIDGREIVGLPEDVLRKEIRWEKISMIFQGAMNALNPVYTVGYQMTEPLLYHKGMSQEEALDRAQKYLELVGLDPEIVYRYPHELSGGMKQRVIIAMALLMEPSVVIADEPTTALDVVVQAQIINLMKRLKKELGLSMIFITHDLSILAEISDRVAIMYAGKIVEIGDSEKVYYEPAHPYTQKLLAAIPRLHEDVEKLEFIPGQPPNLINPPKGCRFHPRCPYAMDICREQVPELKEIDKDHYAACWLL